TCTTCACGCTTCAATCCTGAAAGGAAATGAGGGGTTTAGAGAAGGCCAAGCAACTTCATATTAATGACCAAGAAAAATGCCTCTTACGATTTGTAAACAAGGCAAcaaatcccagcccaggctgccaccAAGGCATCCACTGAAAGTTCTCACTCGGGTACACgcacagcacacagctctgaCTGCATGAGAGGGACGTGCCACGCTCCATCCTATCTCCAAGCACTGCCTAATGTCCAAGTGCTGCGTGGAACTGGCCTGTCCCAGTGACCAAGCCCTGCAGTGGGTGATAATGAGTTGTTGTCTGTGTGTACAGATGTGGTATTTTCATCACATGCCTGAGGGTGCAGAACCCATGAAAGTGTAAGTAAAAGAACAGGGGCAGGTTCCCAAGGGTCACATGGACCCAGGCAATCTGTAAACAAGGGCCTGCAGCAATTTTCAAGCAAAACAGAACCACTGTCACCATACGGAGATTATGGGTTAAAATTCTCTAGGATCCAAAATCAGCTTGCTTTGCTCTCAagccttctttttctctgcaaaacaTGCAAAAGTCACCATAAAGACAACTGAGAAACAAGGcatttggaagaagaaaaaagcagtgtGCCTTCCCCAATGTCATCTACCAACCAGTTGGTCCTTCACTTAGGAAGTGCTGACCTGCTTTTTAGACACCTCAGGTTTGGAGGTCTGCATCACTGAGACTGCAAACACTTTGGTCTGGTCTCCCAGGCTTCTTTAACCTGGTAACTTTCAGAGAAAGGAGCTGCTTGGAAGTATCTGAACCTTTGGCAAGGTAGCAGACTGTCCAGCAGGCCTGGCAGCCCAACCCTGCACGGCATGGACTTGGATTGGCCTGGATActagaaaattatttgcaaagcAGCTTAATAGCTTGCGTTTATTATGTTTGCCATATTTCACTGCTGCTTCCCCTTTGAAGCATCTGTGCATTCTTGGACAGTGTCCTTTCAGAATGAAAGCCAGTTCTCATTTCAACAACATCCCAGCAGATCCTCCACTGGGTAGCAGAGCAAGAAAGCATCTGTGACATGCAGATTCCTGAGCCAGGAGAAGGCAAGATATGCAGGCTCTGGATTTATGGATTAGACATGCTGCCATGGCACACAAATCACTCTTCACTCAGTGCAATTCATTATCACAGTGCCATGGCTGGTCACATTTTTCACAGGTGCAAATAATGCCAAAAAGGTTTTTAAACTTCCATGTGCCAAGACTTAATGATGCAGAGTCAGGAGCCCTCCTGCCTCCTCATGGGAGCAAAACCAAAGTCAGCAGTTGTTCTGTCTCTCTGGACACACTGAGCCACAAAGGATTTTCAGTACCCCATGGCAGTGTTAACAGACTAAGCAGTCACAGGGCTGGGACTGTGCCTGCTCCCAgtccagcctctcccagcaaCTGAACCTGTTGTACTGCCCACGTGCACCAGCAGCATCTTCTAACCCAGGTAAATTCAGTTAAAAATCCACAGGCCCCAAACGCACAAGGCATTGCAGTGAAAAGCCCCAGGTGCTCGGGGCGGCAGTGCTGAGGAGCTGAGGCGGGAAGATGGAGGCCTGTGGGTCCCCTCACGGGGCCTCATGGTGCACCAATTTTGACCTCTCCACAGAGGAGGCTCCTCAGTGGACCTGTGTCCCTCCTTGGAGGTGATGGTCATAGTGATATTGCAGGGGATACTGGTGAAGAGGTGCAGTccccagaagaaaaaataaatctgagttGGACCCCCATTTCCCTGGGTACCTCGCTGCCACATCCAGTCAGGCCAATGCCACAGGGGTTAGTGCTGGAGGGACATGTGGCACAGCAAGGAAATGGCAGAAGGAGACCCCAAGGCAGAGCCCCAGGTTACTCACCTCAGTCAGGCTGGCCCTGGTACACACAGCATGGGGAACGTCCTTCTCAGCCATCGACCCCACCCGCGCGCTGCCCGTGAGGGGACGAACAGGCCTCCATCTTCCCGCCTCAGCTCCATCGGCACCGCCGCCCCGAGCACCTGGGGCTTTTCACTGCAACACTTGGTGCGTTTGGGGCTAGCGCGGCcctctgggctgagctgggctgagccgaGGTGAAGCAGCCTAGGGCAGAGAAGCCCCAGGacttcccttcttcccctcaGGCGGCCCCGGAGCGCCCGGACCGgctccttcagctccttccCCGTCACGGCTCCCTCAGCGGCCTGGGGCAGCGGCCAGCGGGCCGCTAGGGGGCGCTCGGCGGCCGGGGGGCAGCGCTGCCTGGCGGGGCTCCGGCACTGCCCCGGGTCCCACCGCCCCCGCCTGCCCCGGGTCCCACTGCCCCCGCCGGTCCCGGGTCCCACTGCCCCCGCCTGTCCCGGGTCCCACTGCCCCCGCCTGCCCCGGGTCCCACCGCCCCCGCCTGCCCCGGGTCCCACTGCCCCCGCCTGTCCCGGgtcccccactgtccctgttCGCCCACTGCCCTCGCCTGTCCCGTGTCCCACTGCCCCCCGCCTGTCCCGTGTCCTGCCATTGTCCCTGTTTGCCCACTGTCCTCGCTTGTCCTGTGAACCACCCTTGTCCTTACCTGTCCCGTGTCCTACCGCTGTCCCCACCTGTTCGGTCGCTGCCCTCCCGTGTCTCATCACTGCTCTGTTACTGCCCTCACCTATCCCATGTCCCATCACCTTCCCCCGCCGGTTTGGTCACTGCCCCagcctgccccatcccagtgcagaATAGAAAAATAAGCCATTTACATGGTCatgtataattttatttaaattttgctttatttcaaaaataattaagggACACCATAAACAGCAGTAGCCATATCAGTAGGGTTTGTAGTTTGAGCCTCTCAAGACCAGATTTCTTGTGCCAGGTGCCATACAAGCACAGTCAAACAAATATTGTCTTCAGGATTAATTTCTCATAAAGATTCAGGGCCCCAGTCTCACTCAAGTCAGTATTAAAACTAAAGTAGACTAAAAGGAATGCAGATAAGGTAAAATGAGTGGCCTTCTAGACatgccctccctcccccagaAGAACATTGGAAAAGATACATCAAGCAAGAAGAtacttcctttcccttttactTGGGAAACCAAGGCAGGAGAAGACTAAATCCCTAGTCTAAAGCTCTTATTGCTGTCTGTGGTAGCAGAAGGAAACTTTATTTCTCCATTATCCTAGCTCAGTACTCAAACAGTTCACTGCCCACCTCTGTCCTCACCTGACCCAGCACAACCAGAAGCATCCTGGGAAATATGGCTGGAATACTGTAGGAGGGGAGGGATTGAGCACTGGAGCCCCTGTGAGCTTATGAGCTGTTTGAGTCAGTTCTGGTCACTGTAGTTTATGACTTCCTTAGTCTACCGAACCACTTCCAGCTCAGACAAGCAGTCAAGATCATGCTAAAGAATTTAAAGCattgaaaaaacacaaaattgATTCTTTAGGAACACACCAAAAGTCTGATCAGTTCAAGTTCTGCTTCAGACTGCTCTCAGGATTAGATGCTGTACTAAATTGTCCTCTCTGGGTATCACAAACTACAGGACTTTGACACAGCATCCCCCAAAAGGAGGAGGGTCTTCTGTCTCATGTTAATCATTGTTGGAGGGCTTTATTGAAGAAGATACCCAAGGGTCTACCTGCTGGTCTAGTTCTTGGGTGGTGCTCCGGGCTTCAGCGGTCATTCTCCGAAATTTCTGCAGGTAGACAATGATGAGGATAACCAAGATACtctggaggaaaaggaggatgaAGAGAGAGAGCTGAGAGAGGAGAGCCAGGCTGCAGTACCAGTGCTGGCATGTGGAGACGATCTCATCTTCTGTCAGGTAGGCGATGATCCGGCCCTGCAGGTGCTCCGGGGAGCTGCACCTCACATCCCTGTACAGGCTCCGGTTCTGCTGCCACTGGAGCCAGGAGCGCAAGTAGAGGATGTCACAGGTGCATTCCCAAGGGTTGCCCTGCAGGTAGACTACCTGGAGGCTCCTCAGGTTGTCAAAGAGCCCATTGGGAATAGAGGTGAGCCTGTTGGAACCGAGGTGGATGATTTCAGCCGAAGGATAGAACGCAGTGGGCAGGTTTTCTACAGTCAGGTTTTTCAATGAGCAGTCAGTAATGTTGGTGGTGCACTTGCATGGCACAGGGCATATGGGTGTCACGAGTGGGAGGAAGCCAAGGAGGGACAAGAGAATCCCACTGTTCATTTTCACCTGCAAACACTTCCCTGGTGAGACTGGATGAGGTGGAGACCAGACACCATGCACTCTAGGACTGACACCACAGCCAAggtcttttgttgttttgttctgaGGATGAGTTTCCAAAGTTGGATAATTTGGTGTCCTCCACTGGAGACGCAAGAGCTCTGAAAAGAACAAAGTTAAAAGAGAGCAAATTCTGGTCTCTTGCTATAGGTGAAGGAATTTTCATGGTCTTCCAACCTGGATTTGAGGAGGGATATGAATACATGGCTACTGGAAGGCTTAGCTGCAGCCATCAAATACATTTTCACTAGTCCTCAGAAATGTACAAGAGCTGCTTCTGTTTTCACCATTACTGGAGGTGCATTATCAGGGTAGCCAAGAAAATTTCTGTCAAGGAATCAAAAACTAGAATATGAACTTTCTCATGCCTTATCATAGCTCTGGATTACATCTGTAAGCAAAGTTTCATTCATGTAAACTACAAGAGGAGATTCAGAAATAAATCTACTGTTACCATGAGTAAAAAATAGCCTTTCCAGCCTTGAAAAGAAGTGATAAACAGTCTTTGGCTGCAGAGAAGGTGCTGACCTCTGAGGATGGAGGCCAGTGGAGTTTTTCATTCTAGACACTGCTCTAGCAGGTGAATAATCACCTGTGCTGGGAGATATGGGTCAACGAGCTTTTTTTTATGTTACAATCTCATGCCACTGCTGAACAGGAGCTGCTGTACCTTCTCCAGGAGAATAACTACACATACCTGCAACAAGGcagtatttttctgtgcttgacAAATTGTAATTGTCAGTcaatcaaataaaattttaaaaaagtaggaGGTAGCATTATTGACTTACCAGAGTAGTTCAATCCTTGCTTTCTTGCTGGCTTTACAACACAAAAGTCTCAAGGCAGTCCAGCCAGTGCAAGAGTGTGTGCACAGCTGTGTTCCCAGATAACCCCCTTGCAGCTGGCTGGCAAGATAAGGGTCAGGCTCATCCCAGGCACACCTCCCACATGAGGCCTTCCTGCAAGTCTGCTGCATGTCACCGGAAGCTGAGGCTTCACTGAGCAAGTCTTCCAAGAAACGGAGCTGACACAGTTCACAAGAACACATttgctgggagaggctgccagtACTGGTAACTGTGATTCTGGGCCCACAGGCTCAGCCCAACAGAAATGTTACGAAGTCTCAGTGGCATAGTAACTCAAAATTCACTTCAGACTGGAAGGTGGTATTACTGGTTTGTACCATACTCCCTCAGCACTGTGATCTCTGGCTTCCCATCAGGAAAACTTGGCAGAGTGGCGACACTTTCTGAGTGCTGACCCTCAGGTTTCCCTTGAAGCAGTGACACAAATCTAGTACTTATTAGTGAAAGATCTGCTGATAGAGATCTTCCAGTCCATCCATCTTTCTAGAGAAAGATTCTTCAGATGGCCCACAGCCCTTGACAAGTGCAGTTACTGAGAAAGACTGACCACATGCTTTATTTAGAAGCTGCATTACACAAATACTTCAACAGGTAAGTCCCAGGATCAAAACTAGATTCAGGCAGAATCATGTCTTCTCACGGCCATTGCATCTTCACAGACACTTCTCTGCCATCAGCCTGACCAGGCATACACTACACTCCTTACAGGCATACACTACACTCCTTAGCCTAAGAATCACATTATGGAACTGTTGCCCCATTGAACTCAACTCTATTACATTGTACTGTGGATATCCTAGAGACCAGAAATGATGAATGCCCTGAATGTGCTCATGTTAAGACAATTGAGGGTGCAAAAAGTGGCAGAATGTGACCCTAACCAAGGGAAATTTTTTATGCTCTGAAGAAAACAATTAAACTTTAAATTTCTACAAAATTGGAGCAGATAATTCCAGGTGTTTCACTGTGGTGGCCAGGCAGAGTGGGAAAGATATCTTAGGCTAACAAACTAACACAGTTTTTCCTGCAGTCTGCTTTCCACCTGGGAGCAGCTCAACTACAGGAGGGTAAGTTTGTTCAGCAAACTTACCTCGTCTCATGCGTTCGGTGCTATGTTTATTCACAGGCAGGTGTTCAGGCCAGGTGTGGCATGGAGCTGATCTAAGGCCAGACCTACTGTGGCTCTGCATGCAGCATGGACTTGGCAATGCTCTCCTGGCTACTTACAAACTGGATTTCCTGGGATTGGATCTTGCCAGCTGACCATTGATGATTTAGATACCACTCCTAGAGGAAGCCTGGATCTAGAAGAACCTTCAAGATCCTCTTGCTAGCTTCTGGAATAAACAGGCCAGAAATCCCATGCAGGAAACTTGCCTGAAACCTGCTCTGACTGAATTAGACACAAGGAGAAACAGAGTCAGTTTTGCTCTCTCCTGCCCATAATGTATCACCAATGCTGCTCAAGGGGGATGcaaattaaacagaaagaagttggatttttgaatgtatttatttcactgaTCAATTCAGGTAGTaaacattaataataataacaatagtCATTTAATAAAATGGATATGtttaaaaggtttcattttctttgttcacAATGACAAAATGTTCAAAcagaaatttacaaaaaaatataattataataaccCAACATATGGACAGGAAACATAGAGCCTAGGAATGGAGCAGGGGGTGAGGAAGGTGCATGGCAGGAGCAAGCCAGCATTAAAGCACAGCAGAGTTTgtgaggaagagcagggaaTGCCATTGCAGAGCACGACGAGTGGGAGCCCCTCCTTTGAGGGGAGGCATGCAAGGAGGCAGCAAGGACTGCACAGGCAGGACCAGCACAGCAGTGGCACACAAGGGGTTCATGCCATGGATCCATCCTGTCAGGCACAGGGGCCAAGATGTAccaacagccccagctgcagcctgggatagCTGTGGAGTGGGacaccatccctgcagccactcACTCAGCAGGGCAAAGCTTGGCAGAGACATGGGAATGTGCCAGGGGGTGCAGGGATTGCATGTGAGGCTGTGGAGGGTTGCATGAGGGGAGGTGTTAAATTACTTTCCTATCCACACTTCTCACTGCCAGAGCCATATGGCTAAGCTCCCTGTGTTAGGAGTCTCTTCTCCACTTACTGTGAGAATTGATGCCACAGTACAACACACTCCTTAAATAAACAGATTCCACCTTTCAGGCCAGAATCTGAACACCTGATGTCCCCCACAATCAGTCTCTAATCCCTTTCCAAGCAGTCCCTAAATTCTGGCACTCAGGCCAGGGAACATCTTACAGAGACATGATTTCAGTGGTACCACCACCCCTCTGTAGAAGCCATCTCTGGTGCCTCACTCCTGTGTGGTTTTTCCTAAATGCAACTTGAACCATCTTTGCCAGCTGGTAGCCAAAGGCTTCAGCTCTCTGTAGAGGACAGGCTTGTGATCCTTGACTTGATGTAGGAGGCACATGCACTGAGCTGAAGGAGACTTCCCCACGTGGAGGGATGGGCAGATCTACCCTCAGCAACCCTGCCTGTGACCAGTGTACCGTGTGCTTTCACCAGCACACAGCACctctgtgcacagcccagcatgAAAGGTGTCAGCTGCTCTATGTCCATGCTAAAGGGAAAAGGTCTCCTTTATCTTTTAGGAATGAATCTGtttgaaagaggaaaatctCCAGGTGGACAGGGCTCATTTGCAACAGAACATCCTCCTCACCAAGGTTAGTGTAAGAAAAGAGGGGACAGGTACTTCAAGATGTTTCCTTTTATGTTAGCACAGACAAAGCTGAGAACTCAGCTGTCCACCTTTTTGGAAAACCTGGAGGAAGTTCCTGTTTCAGGCTACTCCACTGCTCAAGTAAGCACATAATGCAAAGAAAGGTTACACTTCCTCTCAGGTGCCTCGGCCCTTCATGTTACTGAAGTCAAGCTGAATCCTTCCGCTCTCCTAGGATGGCACTGCCACTTATGAGCCCAAAAAAGGGGAGCATGAAAAAGAAACCCCTGAATATTGCCGAACACTGCTCTTGCTCAGCTTGCACAGTGCTGTCGTTCTTACTTTGTCCTTCCACATGGTGCCAGGGTCTCTTCCCTGCCCCTACAGCCCATGCTCTGGCTAAGCAGAGGCTCTGTACAGTGAATAACTGGAACCAGCCAACCTACCCACCACCTGGACAAACCCTGACAGGGACTCTAAAGCCCCAGGGAGGAATCAGACAAATGCAGTGCCTAGTAACAGAATCTAGGGCCTGCCTATTCCTGGCCAACACTGTGCTTCCTACCCAGGGAGATCTACTGGGGAGATCCAGAGATGGAGGAACAGatagaaaaggggaaagggggcAGAGGAGTCAGCCAAGGAGCAGAAGGGCCCAGCCCATGGCTGCACTCTCTAGTGTCAGAGGGAAGAGCCAAGTGTCTCTCCCTCCAACAGCCCTGACTCCTGTGAGTGTGGCAGTGTTGCTGGCGAGCCCTGCCCTATCAGGCACATCACactccagggctctgctctggctggacTCAAGTTAAAAATACTGCAGGAAGCAAGAAcaggacaggagctgctgcccaaagAGTGCTTTTATCTCTGCCTAGCAGACCCACCAGCCTTCCCAGCACTAGGGCAGGAAGAGCCAAGGAATAAGGAGGGGGGGAAGGGCTGAGTGCCCAGGGGAAAGGCAGGGGAGCAAGAGCCAAgcctgctgggctgtgttcaGCCCCACTCAATGACAGCCCTGAACCTGCCAGGCTGACCAAACACCTGCCCACACAGACTGCCTGCAGGTCTTGGATACAAGCCTACAAAAACTGCCCCTTCCCGAGGAGAAGCTTGGAGCCAGCAATGTGCTCGTGGGACTGTAAAGCCTGGGGGTAGGGGACAGGTCTGCATTTTAGGTTGGATTTCAGCCCTAGGGTTTCTATCCCCTCCAAAGCAGTCTTGGCAAGTGCTCCGGATGCCACAGTGCTTTTCAGAGCAGACACTGAAGACACACTGCAGGTGATGACCAGAGCTAAACCATGAAACACCCTCACCCAGCTACTGCAGGGCCTTAGGGTTCCTCTACCAAtgcctcctcctgctgtgggagGAAACCATGGCAGGGAAAGGGTTCACTCCAATCACCTCCTTGCAGGCAATAGTCAACAACTCAACCTCTCTGCCAGAAAGATGTAACTGAGAACAGTTTTCTTGTAACCAGCCTCGAGGCACTCAGTCTTTTGCTGTTCAGTGCAAACATCCTGGAGTTTTCTTGATAGgaagaacaaaaccaaccaactaaacaaaaaaactataaaaaccTGGACAGGATACCAGGCAATCATCAGGACTCCAGAGCAGGTCAGTGCACAGAGGAACCCCCAGCCCCAGTTCTCTGGGccagcactgtccccaggcTGAGAAGCCCAAGGAGCGCAGGTCAAACTCACAGGAGGGTATGGCTGCCTTTACAATGCTTGTGCTGGCCCCAGATAAGGGGAACAGGGACTGGGGCACAGCACCTCAGCTGGGAGTAAACACTTACGTGCATTGACACAGATACTCTAAGTTTGTACACCAGAGAAACCAGGACTTTAAATACCAGAGCATTCCCAAACAAGAGATTAGTACATAAGAAAGGGggacctttttcttttcttatttttttaggATGCCTTAGAGACGTCCCAGGCtagcttcttaaaaaaaaaaaaaaaaaagaaaaaaaaaaagaaatgaaagaataattattaaaaaagaaatacagatcAGTAAACTGTTAAGTGAACAGCCTCCTCCACAATCCAGCTGGTCGAaaagccagcactgctgctaaTAAATTAGAGGGTGCGGGTGCAGCTCTTGCCCACAAGTCTCTATACAATAGGAAACCTTTTCTAAATGTTCACAGCTCTTGCCAGGTCTCAGATGGTCACTGGGGGATCCCTTCTGCCCTCCAGGTACCTGCCTCTCACTGATCCTGCATCTGCTGCTGCATCTTCTGCAGCATCTCTTGCATCCGCCGTAACTGCAGGAGACACAGAAGAGAGAGTCAGAAAGGGACCAGTGGATCCAGACTTGGCAACCCCTTGGAGCTGACAAGGGGGCCTCAGGGAGTATTAACTCCTGCCTGAGCAGAGGCACCTGTGTCTGGGGTGGAAGGGAGCTATGTTTCCCTGGCAGAGGAAGCCACAGTGTTGGACCCTGTCCTCCACCCCAGGAGCccacagggggacacaggagTGGGAAGCCTCAGGACTGCCTCTATGGGGCAACTCTGGAGCAACTCCTGAGattccagctccagcatccAGGAGGGACAGGCAGAAATGGTACTCACCTCCTCATCCTTCATCTTAATcagcttctctgtctctgtgtctgGTGTTGGGAGAGGCAGGATAGGAATGGGGCTTTCTATCCTGTTGTCCTGAGTCAGCTTGCtagagagatggagagagggGGGAAGAACAGTCACTCGTGGTCCAGGATGGCCGGCTTTGGTGTCACCACACAATGCCTGTCACTTCCCACGGCAGAGCCACCAGCAATGCAGCATCACACACCCAACCAAGTGGAGGGTCTGTAGGGCAATCCAGTCCAGAGCTGTGGCATGCACTTGGATGGAGAATGAGACCTCCTGTTCAGGAGGTGGGGGGCATGagacaggcacagcacagcagcattgCTCTGAGGGCTGGGGTGTCCATGACTGCAGGTAGGGGACACAGAAAGGAGatgattttctttcaaaagacaGGAGCTCTCAGTACATGAGGAGGGAATGGTAGTAGCCAAAGAAGTCTGGGCTGAAATTGGAACTTCACGATGC
The nucleotide sequence above comes from Vidua macroura isolate BioBank_ID:100142 chromosome 18, ASM2450914v1, whole genome shotgun sequence. Encoded proteins:
- the GP1BB gene encoding platelet glycoprotein Ib beta chain; this encodes MNSGILLSLLGFLPLVTPICPVPCKCTTNITDCSLKNLTVENLPTAFYPSAEIIHLGSNRLTSIPNGLFDNLRSLQVVYLQGNPWECTCDILYLRSWLQWQQNRSLYRDVRCSSPEHLQGRIIAYLTEDEIVSTCQHWYCSLALLSQLSLFILLFLQSILVILIIVYLQKFRRMTAEARSTTQELDQQVDPWVSSSIKPSNND